One stretch of Flavobacterium sp. 9 DNA includes these proteins:
- a CDS encoding M48 family metalloprotease, which yields MKKKFIVFGVLFATFGFTRMNAQINFGDKAIGAVQKGITGFTFSNADAAALSKAAVDKMDAEHEVASATDPYTLRLNRVFGKYTAGEGYTLNYKVYKLKEVNAFATADGSVRVYTGLMDIMDDNELLAVIGHEIGHVANHDSQDAIKAAYKKEALMDAAASQSTTVATVTDSQLGKIGSAIIDSKFSRKQEAEADLFSYNFLKKNGYNVNAEESAFRILAKMSEGSEASFIDQMMSSHPDSKQRAEDAKKRAEKDGLYKPYVQQKIVNTAPAKTTTKKATTKKTTKKK from the coding sequence ATGAAAAAGAAATTTATTGTATTTGGAGTTTTATTTGCCACTTTTGGTTTCACTAGAATGAATGCGCAAATTAATTTTGGAGATAAAGCTATAGGAGCCGTTCAAAAAGGAATTACAGGTTTTACATTCAGTAATGCTGATGCAGCAGCTTTGTCTAAGGCAGCAGTTGATAAAATGGATGCTGAGCATGAAGTTGCTAGTGCAACAGATCCTTATACTTTAAGACTGAACAGGGTTTTTGGAAAATATACTGCTGGTGAAGGTTACACTTTAAACTATAAAGTTTATAAGCTAAAAGAAGTAAATGCTTTTGCAACTGCAGACGGAAGTGTTCGTGTATATACCGGTTTAATGGATATCATGGATGATAATGAGTTGTTGGCTGTAATTGGTCACGAAATTGGTCACGTTGCAAATCATGATTCTCAAGATGCTATAAAAGCGGCTTATAAAAAAGAAGCTTTAATGGATGCTGCAGCTTCACAATCTACAACTGTTGCAACAGTTACAGATAGTCAATTAGGGAAAATAGGAAGTGCAATTATTGATAGTAAATTTAGCCGTAAACAAGAGGCTGAAGCTGATTTGTTTTCTTATAACTTTTTGAAAAAGAATGGTTATAATGTTAATGCCGAAGAATCTGCTTTTAGAATTCTTGCTAAGATGAGCGAAGGAAGTGAAGCTTCATTTATTGATCAAATGATGAGTTCTCACCCGGATTCTAAACAAAGAGCTGAAGATGCTAAAAAACGTGCTGAAAAAGATGGTTTGTATAAGCCTTATGTGCAACAAAAAATTGTAAATACAGCGCCGGCAAAAACAACTACTAAAAAAGCTACCACGAAAAAGACCACGAAAAAGAAATAA
- a CDS encoding energy transducer TonB, whose translation MSKSNIYETTWTDLVFENKNKEYGAYQLRQENSKTTITALFAGLLLLASIGTGSMLINKLKGGTVIEPSTVPDTPMHPTRVDIIIPVEPVAPKPIAPPQQTAPAPEVAQLVHPVVVTAPEAAPEIATNKQNGPIVDNATPGNGTPSNNALPDGNGPETVVVPSVNPEVPVIAAALDKLPEFPGGINKFYTFVGNNFNRPELDAEKTLKVYVSFVIERDGSMTDIEVKRDPGYGMGKEAIRVLKSLKTKWSPGMLNGKAVRTAYNLPITIKTELE comes from the coding sequence ATGTCTAAATCAAACATCTACGAAACCACTTGGACTGACCTAGTTTTCGAAAACAAAAACAAAGAGTACGGCGCGTATCAATTACGTCAGGAAAATTCTAAAACTACCATTACAGCACTATTTGCAGGACTGCTACTATTGGCAAGCATTGGAACTGGTTCGATGTTGATTAATAAATTAAAAGGCGGGACTGTCATAGAACCATCAACCGTTCCTGACACTCCAATGCATCCAACAAGAGTTGACATTATAATTCCTGTTGAACCGGTAGCTCCAAAACCAATTGCGCCTCCACAACAAACTGCACCTGCTCCTGAAGTAGCTCAGTTAGTACATCCTGTGGTTGTTACAGCGCCTGAGGCTGCACCGGAAATTGCAACTAATAAACAAAACGGTCCTATTGTTGACAATGCTACACCTGGAAATGGAACTCCTAGTAATAATGCATTACCTGATGGTAACGGTCCAGAAACAGTAGTAGTACCATCAGTGAATCCAGAGGTTCCTGTAATTGCTGCCGCATTAGACAAATTGCCAGAGTTTCCTGGAGGAATTAATAAGTTCTACACTTTTGTGGGAAATAATTTCAACAGACCTGAATTAGATGCAGAAAAAACATTAAAAGTGTATGTTTCTTTCGTAATCGAAAGAGACGGCTCAATGACTGACATCGAAGTAAAAAGAGATCCAGGTTACGGAATGGGTAAAGAAGCTATTAGAGTATTAAAATCATTAAAAACAAAATGGAGTCCGGGAATGCTAAACGGAAAAGCAGTAAGAACTGCCTACAATCTCCCAATAACGATAAAAACTGAACTAGAATAA
- the lipA gene encoding lipoyl synthase: protein METVIENIPTGKPKWLKVKLPIGQKYTELRGLVDKYSLNTICTSGSCPNMGECWGEGTATFMILGNVCTRSCGFCGVKTGRPETVDWDEPEKVARSIKIMNIKHAVITSVDRDDLKDGGSIIWIETVKAIRRMNPNTTLETLIPDFQGIERNLDRIVEANPEVVSHNVETVRRLTREVRIQAKYDRSLEVLRYLKEKGINRTKSGIMLGLGETEEEVFQTMTDLRNANVDVVTIGQYLQPSKKHLPVKEFITPEQFAKYEKFGLELGFRHVESGPLVRSSYKAQKHIL, encoded by the coding sequence ATGGAAACAGTCATTGAAAATATACCAACTGGAAAACCTAAATGGTTAAAAGTAAAACTTCCAATTGGACAAAAATATACTGAACTACGTGGTTTAGTTGATAAATACAGCTTAAATACAATTTGTACCTCAGGAAGTTGTCCTAATATGGGCGAATGTTGGGGCGAAGGAACGGCAACATTTATGATTTTAGGAAATGTTTGTACGCGTTCTTGCGGATTTTGCGGCGTTAAAACCGGAAGACCAGAAACCGTAGATTGGGACGAACCGGAAAAGGTTGCTCGTTCTATAAAAATCATGAACATCAAACACGCTGTAATTACAAGTGTTGACAGAGATGATTTGAAAGATGGCGGTTCTATTATCTGGATTGAAACTGTAAAAGCAATCCGTAGAATGAACCCAAACACTACTCTTGAAACTTTAATTCCTGATTTTCAAGGAATCGAAAGAAATCTGGATAGAATTGTAGAAGCAAATCCTGAAGTGGTTTCGCATAACGTTGAAACGGTTCGCCGTTTAACTCGCGAAGTTCGTATTCAAGCAAAATATGATCGTAGTTTAGAAGTTTTACGTTATTTGAAAGAGAAAGGAATCAACAGAACTAAATCCGGAATTATGCTTGGATTAGGCGAAACTGAAGAGGAAGTTTTTCAAACTATGACAGATTTACGCAATGCAAATGTTGACGTTGTTACAATTGGTCAATACCTACAGCCAAGTAAAAAACATTTACCCGTTAAAGAATTTATCACGCCAGAACAATTTGCCAAGTATGAAAAATTTGGTCTTGAATTAGGTTTCCGTCACGTTGAAAGCGGACCTTTAGTTCGTTCTTCATACAAAGCACAAAAACATATTTTATAA
- a CDS encoding PH domain-containing protein: MGIFSAILGNAGSVSQEDLIKKYGQLLTDKEEIEMGFKLIRDTFIFTNKRLILVDVQGITGSKTEYKSIAYKSITRFSVETAGTFDLDAELKIWVASELQPSIVKQFNKSVNVYDVQKVLAFHVLG, translated from the coding sequence ATGGGAATATTTTCAGCTATTCTTGGAAACGCTGGTTCAGTAAGCCAAGAAGATTTAATTAAAAAATACGGACAGCTTTTAACTGATAAGGAAGAAATCGAAATGGGTTTTAAATTAATCCGTGATACTTTTATCTTCACTAACAAAAGATTAATTCTTGTTGACGTACAAGGAATAACAGGAAGCAAAACGGAATACAAATCAATTGCCTACAAAAGCATTACAAGATTCAGTGTAGAAACCGCAGGAACTTTTGATCTTGATGCTGAATTAAAAATATGGGTTGCCAGCGAATTGCAACCAAGCATCGTAAAACAATTCAATAAATCTGTAAATGTTTATGATGTGCAAAAAGTATTAGCATTTCACGTTTTAGGTTAA
- a CDS encoding DUF4184 family protein: MPFTFSHPAIILPLRYLPKNYFSLTGLIIGSLTPDFEYFIRMKVQSIYSHTLYGIFWFDLPLAILLTFIFHNIVRNDLYHNLPLIIKSRILTFSDFNWNNYFRTNSIVVLISIIIGVVSHIFWDSFTHDHGYFVNHITELRNSVSLFDIKIPVLKIAQHLSSLIGAIVIVFAISKLPKDNTSNTLVNKSYWVYSILFTVLIITIRFLNGLDFKAYGNIIVSLISAFLLSLILTPLFIKGARKN; this comes from the coding sequence ATGCCTTTTACTTTTTCTCATCCTGCAATAATTTTACCGTTAAGATATTTACCTAAAAATTATTTTTCATTAACTGGACTTATAATTGGCAGTTTGACACCCGATTTTGAATATTTTATTCGGATGAAAGTTCAAAGCATATACAGCCATACCCTTTACGGAATATTTTGGTTTGATCTGCCATTAGCAATATTACTTACGTTTATCTTTCACAATATTGTTCGAAACGATTTATACCATAATTTACCGCTGATTATTAAATCCCGAATTTTAACCTTTTCTGATTTTAATTGGAACAATTATTTCAGAACTAATTCGATTGTTGTATTAATTTCTATAATAATTGGTGTTGTATCGCATATATTCTGGGATAGTTTTACACACGATCACGGTTATTTTGTGAATCATATTACTGAACTTAGAAATTCTGTTTCTCTTTTTGATATAAAAATTCCCGTTTTAAAAATAGCACAACATCTAAGCAGTTTAATCGGTGCAATAGTCATAGTTTTTGCAATATCAAAACTTCCAAAAGACAACACTTCGAATACTTTAGTAAATAAATCATATTGGGTTTATTCTATACTTTTTACGGTATTAATTATTACAATCCGATTTTTAAACGGTCTTGATTTTAAAGCATACGGAAATATTATAGTTTCTTTAATTTCAGCTTTTTTACTTTCGCTTATTTTGACTCCACTTTTTATAAAAGGAGCTCGAAAAAATTAA
- a CDS encoding RNA polymerase sigma factor: MEINSKIEKAKKGDQIAFTFLLDYYWNEVYGFMLKRTENETTAEDITIETFSKAFDKIATYNSEFQFNTWLIAIAKNVYIDLLRKKKTNLFIEITDADDQQAYNIADPTPSAEDALIKEQNLSRLLLCIKELKPHYQEVIQLRYFQEMTYQEIAVKIDEPLSNVKVKLLRAKKLLAEIIERNR; encoded by the coding sequence TTGGAAATAAATTCTAAAATAGAAAAAGCAAAAAAAGGCGACCAGATCGCCTTTACTTTTTTATTAGATTATTACTGGAATGAGGTTTATGGCTTCATGTTAAAACGTACCGAAAACGAAACTACTGCCGAAGATATTACCATTGAGACTTTCTCAAAAGCTTTTGATAAAATAGCCACATACAATTCTGAATTTCAATTCAATACCTGGCTAATTGCAATTGCAAAAAATGTTTACATTGATTTACTTCGAAAAAAGAAAACTAATCTTTTTATAGAAATCACTGACGCCGACGATCAGCAGGCTTACAATATTGCTGACCCTACTCCATCTGCCGAAGATGCTTTAATTAAAGAGCAAAACCTCTCCCGATTGCTTCTTTGCATCAAAGAATTAAAACCCCACTATCAGGAAGTAATCCAGTTACGTTACTTTCAGGAAATGACTTATCAGGAAATTGCCGTCAAGATTGACGAGCCTCTGAGCAACGTAAAAGTAAAATTACTTCGTGCCAAAAAATTATTAGCAGAAATCATTGAACGTAATAGATAA
- a CDS encoding glycosyltransferase, with product MLITLLYFFIAIVFIQVFYYLGIFGKFAFGKPQEITSKNLPVSVIVCAKNEEENVKKFIPLLAEQDYPDFEIVLIDDASSDETLEVFEEFEQQYPNIRLVKVQNNEAFWGNKKYALTLGIKASRKDYLLFTDADCYPTSKNWITAMTSQFTMNKTIVLGYGGYEKIERSLLNKVIRFETVLTAVQYFSWAKLGLPYMGVGRNLAYKKEEFFNVNGFIDHIQVRSGDDDLFINQAATKENTAISYAPESFTYSKPKETYKEWFTQKRRHTSTAEYYKFFDKMQLGLFFCTQLLFFILVIVLLAFQFQWIAVLAILATRYTIVWTVIGFSAGKLKENDLKIWFPIVEIVLIFTQINIFITNIFSKPVHWK from the coding sequence ATGCTTATAACTTTACTTTACTTCTTTATTGCTATTGTTTTTATTCAGGTTTTCTATTATTTAGGAATTTTTGGAAAATTTGCCTTTGGTAAACCCCAAGAAATCACATCAAAAAATCTTCCTGTTTCAGTAATTGTATGTGCTAAAAATGAAGAAGAAAACGTTAAAAAATTCATTCCATTATTAGCGGAACAAGATTATCCTGATTTTGAAATTGTTTTAATTGACGATGCTTCAAGCGACGAAACGTTAGAAGTTTTTGAAGAATTTGAACAACAATACCCGAATATTCGTTTGGTTAAAGTACAAAATAACGAAGCCTTTTGGGGAAATAAAAAATACGCCTTAACATTAGGAATCAAAGCATCAAGAAAAGATTACTTATTATTTACTGATGCTGATTGTTATCCAACTTCAAAAAACTGGATCACTGCAATGACTTCACAATTTACAATGAACAAAACTATTGTTTTGGGTTATGGCGGTTATGAAAAAATAGAGCGTTCGTTATTAAATAAAGTAATTCGTTTTGAAACTGTTTTAACGGCGGTACAATATTTTTCGTGGGCAAAATTGGGTCTTCCATATATGGGAGTTGGACGAAATCTTGCTTATAAAAAAGAAGAATTTTTTAATGTTAATGGTTTTATAGATCACATTCAGGTTCGTTCCGGCGATGATGATTTGTTCATTAATCAGGCTGCAACCAAAGAAAACACTGCAATTTCTTATGCTCCGGAAAGTTTTACATATTCAAAACCAAAGGAAACTTATAAAGAATGGTTTACCCAAAAAAGAAGACATACTTCTACGGCAGAATATTATAAGTTTTTTGATAAAATGCAATTGGGTTTATTCTTCTGCACACAATTATTATTCTTTATATTAGTTATTGTTTTATTGGCTTTCCAATTTCAATGGATCGCTGTATTGGCAATTTTGGCAACGCGCTACACTATTGTTTGGACAGTAATTGGATTTTCTGCGGGGAAATTAAAAGAAAATGATCTTAAAATTTGGTTTCCTATTGTAGAAATCGTGCTTATATTCACGCAAATTAATATCTTTATAACTAATATCTTTTCAAAACCTGTACATTGGAAATAA